The region agagattttttaaaaaaatttttgagttaCAAGTTTTGATTGGTATATGTGTTGGGTATTAATATAAGatggtatatttttatataaaaaaatagccttttatttaaaagaagaagagtaaaaacatatcatttaaattatatttaaaagatagcaaacaaaatcaaattaaaaataataatgtgatGATATTAAAACAGATGGGTggcaagtgattttttttttttaattaatgaggTATTCATTTTGATTCATTAATAATGTTCATAATCCATGTTGTGAGGCTCCCACACAAACAATGCATTGCATTCAAATGAAGTTGCAAGAGTGCAAATTGCAGAAAATTTCaggtaatgaaaataaaaaattaaaatcatcgATCAAATACCCGACTTGATCAATAACTTTTTCCATCAAATCTTGTTACTTCCAAAATATATAGCGTGTTGAACTATGGCAATTTATTTGTCGAGATTTTagtcttaattaattaagcggaaaaaaaaacaagtctttggaaataacaatgaaacagTAAAATCTTACTTTGCTTCTAATCGAGCTGCAGCGATCCATCACTATTGGCAATATCTTGCATTTTTCGAGCAGCAGCAGCCAGCGTCGCTTCGCTCTTGCAGAAAGCAAACCTAATGTATCTATTTCGATAGATCTCACCATTAGAATCCAAATGGAAGAACCCGCAGCCGGGCACTGCTGCCACACCGGCTTTTTGAATCAAGGctctaacaaaatcaacctgCAAAGCTTCATGTCAATTAAGATATAACAGTATTCAACTTTTTTTTCCACCACACACGACCAATTTGATTTTCAGaagcattaaatattataatttgaataaCGAAGAAATGCATACGTCGGAGTGTAACCAGTTCTTGGGAATCACTGCAAACACGAATACTGAACCCTGAGGTTTGCACTGAATTTCAAAGCCAAGCTTGGACAATATGGCCACAATGTGATCTCTCCTTGCCTCATATTCCTTTAACAACATGCAAAGCTGAGCCGTTCATtgctcaattaaaatatatatatgggtttaaATCGTCTCCATGTGTATGCAGATGCACCGTTTACTAAAGTTATTTACTTATAGACATTGCTCGATAATGATCTAacggttattatttatatagatactGTGCTGAATTGCAGTGTATAATACTGTTTGGTACTATTTTAAATTGTTCAACAACGTTCAAGAATGGATTGTAACCATTGGATACTAATCTAACGGTTACTGTGGACAGTCCTGCATTTGCAATCTCAAACCTAGAGGCATCCCTAATGATGggttttacttttatatatatatatatatatatatgtatatatccaTTAAGAGTATCAATTGATAGAAAGTTGATTTGAGATGCTCACTCTTCGTAAGGATGTAAAGTAGGATGGGGAGCTCGTCAAGGCAGTTAGTGCAGCTTCCTGAAAAGGTGAGGGAGCCGAATCTGTAATCCTTACGTGAATGTTTCTGATTGCAGATGCTATGTTTGGTGTAGCACAAGCCCAACCGATCCTCCAGCCTGTCTCAGTTTCATAAACATCACAATAGTATGTATTGCCCAACTATCCGAGCATTTTTGAAGCAGTTCTTGTTAGTCAAAGGACTCTAATGACATCaagttaaatcatcaaataaaaaaaaagcagataAGAAGTCAAAACTTTTGTAGAATCATCATATTAAACAGCTTGCAAGAAATGAATCCTAAACTCTTGTCGTTCTTATTCCTAAACTCCTGTGGTTCTTATcgatatgaaaaaaatattagataagaTAACCAGCCTTCTNNNNNNNNNNNNNNNNNNNNNNNNNNNNNNNNNNNNNNNNNNNNNNNNNNNNNNNNNNNNNNNNNNNNNNNNNNNNNNNNNNNNNNNNNNNNNNNNNNNNNNNNNNNNNNNNNNNNNNNNNNNNNNNNNNNNNNNNNNNNNNNNNNNNNNNNNNNNNNNNNNNNNNNNNNNNNNNNNNNNNNNNNNNNNNNNNNNNNNNNNNNNNNNNNNNNNNNNNNNNNNNNNNNNNNNNNNNNNNNNNNNNNNNNNNNNNNNNNNNNNNNNNNNNNNNNNNNNNNNNNNNNNNNNNNNNNNNNNNNNNNNNNNNNNNNNNNNNNNNNNNNNNNNNNNNNNNNNNNNNNNNNNNNNNNNNNNNNNNNNNNNNNNNNNNNNNNNNNNNNNNNNNNNNNNNNNNNNNNNNNNNNNNNNNNNNNNNNNNNNNNNNNNNNNNNNNNNNNNNNNNNNNNNNNNNNNNNNNNNNNNNNNNNNNNNNNNNNNNNNNNNNNNNNNNNNNNNNNNNNNNNNNNNNNNNNNNNNNNNNNNNNNNNNNNNNNNNNNNNNNNNNNNNNNNNNNNNNNNNNNNNNNNNNNNNNNNNNNNNNNNNNNNNNNNNNNNNNNNNNNNNNNNNNNNNNNNNNNNNNNNNNNNNNNNNNNNNNNNNNNNNNNNNNNNNNNNNNNNNNNNNNNNNNNNNNNNNNNNNNNNNNNNNNNNNNNNNNNNNNNNNNNNNNNNNNNNNNNNNNNNNNNNNNNNNNNNNNNNNNNNNNNNNNNNNNNNNNNNNNNNNNNNNNNNNNNNNNNNNNNNNNNNNNNNNNNNNNNNNNNNNNNNNNNNNNNNNNNNNNNNNNNNNNNNNNNNNNNNNNNNNNNNNNNNNNNNNNNNNNNNNNNNNNNNNNNNNNNNNNNNNNNNNNNNNNNNNNNNNNNNNNNNNNNNNNNNNNNNNNNNNNNNNNNNNNNNNNNNNNNNNNNNNNNNNNNNNNNNNNNNNNNNNNNNNNNNNNNNNNNNNNNNNNNNNNNNNNNNNNAAAACTTTACTAATCGAACATACATGTAATAAATTATTACCATATATTCCAAATATGAAACCAATTTAAAATTATCTCAAAATCCAAAtactttttaattaagaaaatatgaacCTGTTATTGATGGACTATTAATTTGAAGtggaataaaattataaatttgaagaaaattaaaaataaagaataatttatgctaataattactaatatatctatatatatatatatattaaagtagaagatAGCTTATAACATATGTCAACtcacatgaaaaattttcacccaaaaactttaattaaatattaaaataatattaaaaattagatatttaTGAATATAGTATATTACATTgttatcttattgtttttaatacttaaaaatataaaaaattacttgataaattaaattattttatttatcaaattataaaattaataatggtAAATATCATATCTCTAAAAcagctttttaaaaatataaaaacaggTATCATACAtcatatatcaaatattaaaattattaataataataataataataataataataataataataataataaatatcctatCTTATCTTCATTCAAATATTAGAGATTTTAGGTTAATTCatctcaaaataaatttaagtctTATTTAATTCcatttcatgttttcattaattagttaatttttatattaatatttgttaaataacttttcaaatcataaatttatggTAGTTTATctaatgataaattaaagttgtttagttatcaaattataaaattgataatgataaatttcatattttatcttatatttaatattttagtctATAAATAGGAAGAAAGtttcattaatcaattaattatttaatatattatttttaattactacTTTATTTTCActtgttatattttgttaattttcttttgatggCTTTGATTGATTAATTAGATTCAAGGTCTAGGATTAGTAATGCTTTTAGAAACCGTGAGTGCTTTCGGTTATTGGTAAACATGTTATTAGTTGAGGATGACATTTCAATTAGAGTAGATGTCATCAAAATTGTTCAAATCAATTAGAGTAGATGTCACTAAAATTGTTCAAATTTCAAGCAATAAGATATAATGAAGTAAGATTGTAtcagtaatttattatttttattatttttagtaatatatatatatatatatatgacaactTTAGTTGTGCTAATTTTTCTATTAGTTTAGCTCCAAAAAGATTGaagattataatttaaattaaatgaataaaatataatttattcagTATCTTTGCTAtgaatgttattattaattCGCATCATTTATACtgatataattaattttcattgggTATATCATTAAtagttttaatataaataaactgtgaatttatttttttaatttgctttatttattcGATGGGGTTGCacaagtttgtttatatttagtttttcattGGGAAACAATGATCAATTCAgattattctataaattaatttaaattataaaataaaattgtaccATAATCCAaattagagaagaaaataaattcatgtagggaaataaaataattttttttaaaaaaatgggaaaacgttaataaacacacacatatattaatatatataacaaaaatatttttaaataagtttgttttcCCCTaaaaacatctatttttttttatattattcaaaaACTAATGTGTTActtatatgttataaatttattaccatttacttatatattctcaatatgaaattaatttaaaatttacttaaaattaaatatttttaa is a window of Dioscorea cayenensis subsp. rotundata cultivar TDr96_F1 chromosome 5, TDr96_F1_v2_PseudoChromosome.rev07_lg8_w22 25.fasta, whole genome shotgun sequence DNA encoding:
- the LOC120261819 gene encoding putative aminotransferase AatC is translated as MLLKEYEARRDHIVAILSKLGFEIQCKPQGSVFVFAVIPKNWLHSDVDFVRALIQKAGVAAVPGCGFFHLDSNGEIYRNRYIRFAFCKSEATLAAAARKMQDIANSDGSLQLD